In Campylobacter showae, the genomic stretch TACTGATGCTAGCTATCGGCTTGCTCGTTACTATGGGTATCGGCACGAGCTTTGGTACGATACCGATCATCGCGGCGATCTACGTGCCGTTTTCGCTTTCGCTGGGATTTTCTCCGGCGGCGATCATCTTGTTAGTTGGTATAGCGGCGGCTCTGGGCGATGCGGGCAGTCCCGCTAGCGACAGCACGCTAGGGCCTACGAGCGGTCTAAATGCTGACGGCCAGCACAATCATATTTACGATACGTGCGTGCCGACTTTTATATTCTTTAATATACCGCTGCTAATCGGCGGCGTAATCGGCGCGATGATTTTGTAAATTTGGCAGCTTGTCTCGCGAGCGTCTTTAACGGAGCTAGTAAAAATTTAGCTTGATAGACTACATGTCTTATCTTCGCTAAATTTTTACGTCGCAACCCTTAAATCCATCTCGCGATACTTCGCCTTGGCTTTTTGCGTTCAAATTTGAAGTCAAATTTATAAATTTGAATCATAAACTCTTTTTCGCCACTACCTTCGCGAAGACTAAACTAAAATCAAATTTAAATTTGGAACGTCTTTTGCTTAAGTCATCTTAAAATTCACTTTTCAAAAAGGATAAAGCTATGATGAGATCACTTTGGTCGGGCGTTACGGGACTACAAGCTCACCAGATCGCTATGGATGTTGAGGGTAACAACATCGCTAACGTCAACACAGTCGGCTACAAATACAACCGCGCAAATTTCGACGACCTTATCTACCAAACTTCGCGTATCGCCACCGCACCGCAAAATCAACACGGCGGCGTAAATAACATGGAAGTTGGCCTAGGCACGCAGATAAACTCCACTACGAGGATTTTTAAGCAAGGCTCGCTGCAAACCACCGACAAACAAACCGATATCGCGCTTCAAGGCGACGGATTTTTCATGGTGAGCTCCGACGGCGGCAAGACTACCTACTATACTAGAAACGGTGACTTTTCAAGAGATAGCGAGGGTAACTTCGTCGATAACGGCGGAAATATCGTCCAAGGCTGGATGAGGGACGAGGAAACAGGAGAGATAGATCCTACTAGACCTATCGGCGATATAAAGATCCCAGTCGGCCTAACCGTGCCTGCTCGCGCTACGACAAACATCGCGCTAAAAGGAAACTTAGACAGCGGTAACGACGTAGGAAATAAAAAGATACCTATCTATAAGCTAGATCAGCATCACAACGGCGTAGATTTAGATAACGACGGAACTATAGCCGGTAGCGAAGTACACGACGAAAATAACGTCGGTGCAAATAGATTCTACGTAAATAAAAACGGCGAACAAAGGATGACGGAGCGCGGAGCCGATTTAGGAGTATTGTTTAATAGCAACGGCGATGCATATAACCTAAGAGATGCCCAGGGAACCGGCGGACAAGGCATATGGGCTAGCTATGCAGACGCCAAAACCGATGGATTAACCGTAGCTGGCGTAGGAGCTGATGGGTCTTTCGCTGCTCCTGGCAAAAAACTCAATATAACGCTAAATGGGAAAAATATAACTGGTGAAAATATACTAACTATCGGTCAATTAGCAGGTATAATAAACGGTAAATATAGCGAAACCGGCGTAGAAGCTAGCGTAGTAAACGGCAATAAACTAGTGCTAACTAATAGAAATAATCTTGGTACTACGGCAAATATGAAAAATATAAAAATGACCGTAAATACAGGTGGAGTTCCTGCAGATGACACAGGATTAACCGATATAAAAATTATAACTGCGTATCAATACGTATATAATAAAACACACGTATCTGCTACGCATGCTTACGACGATACAAAAGAAAGAGAAGTAACCACTACTGAGGATTTACGTGAAGCTATGCAAAAAGATGCTAGAGAATTTACCAACTATGATCATGTGCAAAATCCAGCAGTAACCGGAACTAACCCATTACCGGCAGCAAATCAAAATAACGGTGCACAAGTTATCGTAAACGAACACGGCCAATATCAATTTAAAAATCCTAGCGCTGCTGGTGCCAAAGACATGAATATTGCCGTAACCGGTTTAACGAACGCCACCAAAAACGTAACCGAAAACGTCAAATTTACAGCATCTATGGCGCCTATTTCAGGATCTTTAAGTGCAGGCGGAGCGACTAGGGTAACCGATAGCTTAAATATGGCTGCCCATAGTTCAAGTACCGATCTTTACGATAGCTTAGGCACAAAACATAACGTAAAAATGGATTTTATAAAACGCGGCTATACAGAAAACGGAGGAACAGAGTGGACGATGGTCATCCAAGTGGCCGAGCCAAACTCTATAAATACCGTAGAACCTAGAAACGTAGTAACAGGTTACGTGAGATTTAACCCGGACGGTTCGCTAGCGACGTATAGTCCTGCCAGTATCACTTTCGGCGCGCAAAACGGTTCGGCTATCGGTCAAAATATCGAGCTAAAATTCGGCACTACGCAGACCACCGACGGACTAACCAGCACCGACAATAACTCAAGCACCGCGGACATCAGTCAAGACGGCTACGCTAGCGGCGAACTAAACGGTATTAGGATAGATCAAAGCGGAACGCTAGTAGGATCATTTACGAACGGCCGAAGCCTAGGACTAGCGCAAGTGGGCGTAGCTAAATTTGCAAACAATCAAGGCTTAGCCGGCGAAGGCGGAAATTTATTTTCCCGCACAGCAAACTCGGGCGATCCGATCATCGGTGCAGCTCAGACGGCTGGACGCGGTAAGATCTCAGCCTCAAGCCTAGAGATGAGTAACGTCGATCTATCTCGCTCGCTAACTCAGCTCATCGTCGTACAGCGTGGCTTCCAAGCTAACTCAAAGACGATCACGACTAGCGACGAAATGCTAAACACGCTGCTTCAACTAAAATAAAATAACCCAAATAAGACGCTAAATTTTAGCGTCTTATTCTATCTAAAAAATACAATAATCCTTTACATAGTAAATACAAAATGATACAATGCAAATCAAAAAGGATATAAAATGGCAAGCGTAAATATTCGCGTAAACGATAACGATAAAAAAGCTGTCGAGCAAATTTTAGCTGATATCGGTCTCACTCTTAGTTCGGCTACGAATGCATTTTATAAACAAATTATAATGCATCGAGGTATACCGTTTGAGCTCAAGGTCGACCCATTTTTTTCACAAGAAAATTTAAAAAGGCTCGAAAAAAATGCGGAGCAAATGAAAACTACGGGCGGTCAAATTCATGAGGTTTTGAATGATTAAGGCTTGGTCGGACGATGCTTGGGACGAATTTATTTACTGGCAACAAAATGATAAAAAAGTCTTAAAAAGAATTTTAGAGCTCATAAAAGGTATCGATAGAAACGGCTATGAAGGCATTGGCAAACCAGAAAGGCTAACGGGCAATCTAAGTGAGTATCATAGTAGACGCATAGACGGTGCAAACAGGATAGTCTACAAAATAGAAAACGACATTATTAAAATCATTCAGTGCGACTCTCATTATAGAGATAAATAATTGTATTGATATTATTTAAAACTAAATTTGTAAATTTTACCGTACTGTTGGTAAAAGCTAGAATACAAGTTTAAAATCAAATTTTTATCAATTTTTAGCTAAATTTACCGCTAAATTTAACTAAAAGAGTCAAAAATGCAAGTAACGCTTCTAAATTACACCCCGCTAAATATCTGCTCGCACGCGATCCGCACGTGTTGGCAAAGCTTTGAAAAAGGCGATAACGGCGGCGAAAAAGACGTCGAGCTCATCGAGCGCGTCGGCAATAAATTTAAACACGCCAGCACGCTTGAACACCTCTCATACAACTTCTACATCCAAGGCATCTCGCGCGCCCTGCTACAAGAACTAGCCCGTCACCGCGTGGCGAGCCTCAGCGTCAAATCAACACGCTACACGCTAAAAGAGCTAAAAAAAGAGGCTAAATTTGAGCTTGGCGACTTTGATCGAGCGGCGAGATTTATAGTATTAACGGGCGACGAAACGGTCGATAACGCAAGCATCAAAGCGCTGGAAAACCTGCGCGAAATCCTCGCAAACACGACAAAAAGCCTCGACATCGTCAAATACTGCCTACCCGAGTGTTACAAAACTGAACTCGCGTGGAGCGTAAACGCGCGTAGTTTGCAAAATTTCCTCTCGCTTCGTAGCTCAAAATCAGCGCTTTGGGAGATTAGGAATCTCTCGCTAAAGCTTTACGAGTCGCTACCGCAGGAGCATAAATTTATATTCGAGGATCACGTAAATCAGGAATAATAGAGCGCTTTGTGCCGCCTCCAAAATAAAAGGAATGCTGTGTGAAAATTTTAAGACGAAATTAAGGCAAAATCAGGAGAGGCGAAATGGGACTGTTTGACATTTTTAAAAAGCAAAAATTTGACGTCGACGTGCGCTCGGACGACATTTTTATCGGCGGCGTAAACTGCGAGTTTGATCTAGCTAAGTTTAACGAAGCCCTAGGCCAACCGCGCGTGGTTGATGACGGAGAGGGCAAAAGCCGCTATTTTTGGGATGAGGCGGGGATTTTCGCCTTCGTGCGCGCAGGCGAGCTCGCAGAACCAAAGCTTTCCGAGATAGTTTTGATGCTTGAGGTCGCAAAGGGCGTGCAGCACGAGGTTCCGCGCAAGCTCTACGGCGGCGCGTTCACGCTTGAGGGCAGACCGCCGCTTGAGGCCGTGCCAGAGCAGGAGCTGCGCAGCGCATATATATTTTTGGAGCTTAACCTTGGTAAATTCGAAGTCTCGCTAGCTCTTGCCGAGACCGTGCAACAAAAAATCGACGAAATGGACTTTGCCGAGCGCTTCGCTAAACGTGACACCGACGAGATCGCAGACATCGTGCGAGCTGCGAAAATGCCGATAGGGCGCGTCTGCATCAATCAAAAGGCGAAAAAGGTAAAACGAAAGCCGAGCGATAAATTTAAGCTTCCGCGCGCAGCGGGC encodes the following:
- the flgE gene encoding flagellar hook protein FlgE; this encodes MMRSLWSGVTGLQAHQIAMDVEGNNIANVNTVGYKYNRANFDDLIYQTSRIATAPQNQHGGVNNMEVGLGTQINSTTRIFKQGSLQTTDKQTDIALQGDGFFMVSSDGGKTTYYTRNGDFSRDSEGNFVDNGGNIVQGWMRDEETGEIDPTRPIGDIKIPVGLTVPARATTNIALKGNLDSGNDVGNKKIPIYKLDQHHNGVDLDNDGTIAGSEVHDENNVGANRFYVNKNGEQRMTERGADLGVLFNSNGDAYNLRDAQGTGGQGIWASYADAKTDGLTVAGVGADGSFAAPGKKLNITLNGKNITGENILTIGQLAGIINGKYSETGVEASVVNGNKLVLTNRNNLGTTANMKNIKMTVNTGGVPADDTGLTDIKIITAYQYVYNKTHVSATHAYDDTKEREVTTTEDLREAMQKDAREFTNYDHVQNPAVTGTNPLPAANQNNGAQVIVNEHGQYQFKNPSAAGAKDMNIAVTGLTNATKNVTENVKFTASMAPISGSLSAGGATRVTDSLNMAAHSSSTDLYDSLGTKHNVKMDFIKRGYTENGGTEWTMVIQVAEPNSINTVEPRNVVTGYVRFNPDGSLATYSPASITFGAQNGSAIGQNIELKFGTTQTTDGLTSTDNNSSTADISQDGYASGELNGIRIDQSGTLVGSFTNGRSLGLAQVGVAKFANNQGLAGEGGNLFSRTANSGDPIIGAAQTAGRGKISASSLEMSNVDLSRSLTQLIVVQRGFQANSKTITTSDEMLNTLLQLK
- a CDS encoding type II toxin-antitoxin system RelB/DinJ family antitoxin, translated to MASVNIRVNDNDKKAVEQILADIGLTLSSATNAFYKQIIMHRGIPFELKVDPFFSQENLKRLEKNAEQMKTTGGQIHEVLND
- a CDS encoding Txe/YoeB family addiction module toxin is translated as MIKAWSDDAWDEFIYWQQNDKKVLKRILELIKGIDRNGYEGIGKPERLTGNLSEYHSRRIDGANRIVYKIENDIIKIIQCDSHYRDK
- the thyX gene encoding FAD-dependent thymidylate synthase, giving the protein MQVTLLNYTPLNICSHAIRTCWQSFEKGDNGGEKDVELIERVGNKFKHASTLEHLSYNFYIQGISRALLQELARHRVASLSVKSTRYTLKELKKEAKFELGDFDRAARFIVLTGDETVDNASIKALENLREILANTTKSLDIVKYCLPECYKTELAWSVNARSLQNFLSLRSSKSALWEIRNLSLKLYESLPQEHKFIFEDHVNQE
- a CDS encoding DUF6892 domain-containing protein, with protein sequence MGLFDIFKKQKFDVDVRSDDIFIGGVNCEFDLAKFNEALGQPRVVDDGEGKSRYFWDEAGIFAFVRAGELAEPKLSEIVLMLEVAKGVQHEVPRKLYGGAFTLEGRPPLEAVPEQELRSAYIFLELNLGKFEVSLALAETVQQKIDEMDFAERFAKRDTDEIADIVRAAKMPIGRVCINQKAKKVKRKPSDKFKLPRAAGETLAFKNFNFKIAVMNELMYEKSLLQPKFDVFEYCEERGIDPYADFGALPQAKKWFKDYPVPANLAEQVSELYLDGGNEIYLQIAPDWDGEDELFDIKNIDAAELAPFVNLKKIETTGIGISKKARKALTDAGITVVD